One Pseudodesulfovibrio alkaliphilus DNA segment encodes these proteins:
- the argH gene encoding argininosuccinate lyase, translating into MADKKMWGGRFAGTTAASMEAYSESVSFDWRLYAEDIRGSQAHARMLARRGFLTDDEAGRICEGLDAVRGEIEAGRFTWKTGLEDVHMNIESRLTEIIGPLGGKLHTARSRNDQVALDFRLHVAARIAVWQERLAELVRVYLDRAKEHGDTLLPGCTHFQPAQPVSLAHHLLAYCQMFRRDHERLADCLKRVRVMPLGAAALAGTTHPVDPVMVAEDLGMDVIFANSMDAVADRDFAIEAVFAGSLIMTHLSRMCEEVIIWANPNFGYVRLPDDYSTGSSIMPQKKNPDSCEIMRGKTGRVVGALTGLLVLVKGLPMTYNRDMQEDKEPFFDTDRTVTSSLEIMTGLLAKLEFVPEKMLATVERGFLNATELADYLAARGVPFREAHHITGAAVAYAEGRGVGLEALSLDEFRRFSDLIGDDVYAVLDYRAAVRRRTSPGGTGPDSVQAQINALSAWLGSVR; encoded by the coding sequence ATGGCAGACAAAAAGATGTGGGGCGGTCGGTTCGCCGGCACAACCGCTGCGTCGATGGAGGCGTATTCAGAGTCGGTTTCGTTCGACTGGCGGCTCTATGCCGAAGACATTCGGGGCTCCCAGGCCCATGCGCGGATGCTTGCGCGTCGAGGTTTCCTGACCGATGACGAGGCGGGGCGCATCTGCGAGGGCCTGGACGCGGTCAGGGGCGAGATCGAGGCCGGGCGGTTTACATGGAAGACCGGGCTTGAAGACGTGCACATGAACATCGAGTCGCGGCTGACCGAGATCATCGGCCCCCTTGGCGGCAAGCTGCATACCGCGCGCAGCCGCAACGATCAGGTGGCCCTTGACTTTCGTCTCCATGTCGCCGCCCGGATCGCTGTCTGGCAGGAGCGTCTGGCCGAGCTGGTCAGGGTCTATCTGGACCGGGCCAAGGAGCATGGCGACACCCTGCTGCCCGGCTGCACCCATTTTCAGCCCGCCCAGCCCGTGAGCCTCGCCCATCATCTTCTGGCTTACTGCCAGATGTTCCGGCGCGACCACGAACGCTTGGCCGACTGTCTCAAGCGGGTGCGCGTCATGCCCCTGGGGGCGGCGGCCCTGGCCGGGACCACCCATCCCGTCGATCCGGTCATGGTGGCCGAAGACCTCGGCATGGACGTGATCTTCGCCAACTCCATGGACGCCGTGGCCGACCGCGATTTCGCCATTGAGGCCGTGTTCGCGGGCAGTTTGATCATGACCCACCTCTCGCGCATGTGCGAGGAGGTCATCATCTGGGCCAATCCCAATTTCGGCTATGTCCGGCTGCCCGACGATTATTCCACCGGCTCTTCCATCATGCCGCAGAAGAAGAACCCGGATTCCTGCGAGATCATGCGCGGCAAGACCGGACGGGTTGTGGGTGCGCTGACCGGCCTGCTGGTGCTGGTCAAGGGGCTGCCCATGACCTACAACCGTGACATGCAGGAGGACAAGGAGCCTTTCTTTGACACCGACCGGACCGTGACCTCGTCCCTTGAGATCATGACCGGGTTGCTGGCAAAGCTCGAGTTCGTGCCGGAGAAGATGCTTGCCACGGTGGAGCGCGGTTTTCTCAACGCCACGGAACTGGCCGACTATCTGGCGGCGCGGGGGGTGCCGTTTCGCGAGGCGCACCACATCACCGGGGCGGCCGTGGCTTATGCCGAAGGGCGGGGGGTGGGCCTTGAAGCCCTGAGTCTTGACGAGTTCAGGCGTTTTTCCGACCTCATTGGCGACGACGTTTACGCGGTGCTGGACTACCGGGCTGCGGTCCGGCGGCGGACATCGCCTGGCGGAACCGGGCCGGATTCCGTGCAAGCGCAGATCAATGCGCTTTCCGCATGGCTTGGCTCAGTTAGGTGA
- the glmM gene encoding phosphoglucosamine mutase: MKQRLFGTDGLRGQGNIFPMTPEIALRLGLAAGQYFRSGSGRNRVVIGKDTRLSGYVFETALTSGLCANGMDVFLVGPLPTPAISFLTRNMRADLGVVISASHNPFMDNGIKFFDREGFKLPDAVEDEISELVLTADSRWEYPAPEQIGKAHRIVDAQGRYIVYLKNSFSPKLTLDGLKIVLDCANGAAYGVAPSVLEELGATVVRVGTKPDGLNINHKCGSLYPEVISHIVVDEDADMGIALDGDADRLIVCDEKGRILDGDQIMALCALEMMEKGRLPGNMLVATVMSNMALELFMLEHGGRLLRTAVGDRYVVEAMRREGASLGGEQSGHLVFMDHSTTGDGLLAALQLLRIMLEKQRPLSELAGLLEPFPQELRNVHVERKIPFEQAPGLQAEVDRVERDLRGKGRVLLRYSGTEAVCRVMVEGPDDEVVRRHVETLVQACEKFLR; this comes from the coding sequence ATGAAGCAGAGGCTTTTCGGAACCGATGGCCTGCGCGGCCAGGGCAACATCTTTCCCATGACCCCGGAGATCGCCCTGCGGCTCGGCCTGGCCGCCGGGCAGTATTTTCGCAGTGGCTCGGGTCGCAACCGGGTGGTCATTGGCAAGGACACGCGCCTGTCGGGATATGTTTTCGAGACAGCCCTGACTTCCGGGCTGTGCGCCAACGGCATGGATGTCTTTCTCGTCGGCCCGCTGCCCACTCCGGCCATTTCATTCTTGACGCGCAACATGCGCGCCGACCTTGGGGTGGTCATTTCGGCCAGTCATAATCCGTTCATGGACAACGGCATCAAGTTCTTCGACCGCGAGGGCTTCAAACTGCCCGATGCAGTGGAAGACGAGATCAGCGAACTGGTGCTGACCGCGGACTCCCGCTGGGAATACCCTGCGCCCGAGCAGATCGGCAAGGCGCACCGCATCGTGGACGCACAGGGGCGTTACATCGTCTACCTCAAGAACAGTTTTTCTCCCAAGCTGACCCTGGACGGCCTCAAGATCGTGCTCGACTGTGCCAACGGGGCGGCCTACGGCGTGGCTCCAAGCGTACTTGAGGAGCTGGGCGCCACGGTGGTCCGGGTGGGCACCAAGCCTGACGGGCTGAATATCAACCACAAGTGCGGCTCCCTCTATCCCGAGGTCATCTCGCACATCGTGGTGGACGAGGATGCGGATATGGGCATCGCCCTGGACGGCGACGCGGACAGGCTCATCGTCTGCGATGAAAAGGGTCGTATCCTTGATGGCGATCAAATCATGGCCTTATGCGCCCTGGAGATGATGGAAAAGGGCAGGCTTCCCGGCAACATGCTGGTGGCTACGGTCATGAGCAACATGGCCCTTGAGCTTTTCATGCTTGAGCATGGCGGCAGGCTGCTGCGTACCGCGGTGGGCGACCGCTACGTGGTCGAGGCCATGCGCCGCGAGGGCGCGAGCCTTGGCGGGGAGCAGTCGGGCCATCTGGTTTTCATGGACCATTCCACCACCGGGGACGGTCTCCTTGCAGCTCTCCAATTATTGCGTATAATGCTGGAAAAACAACGCCCGCTCTCGGAGCTGGCCGGGCTGCTCGAACCCTTTCCCCAGGAACTGCGCAACGTCCATGTGGAGCGCAAGATTCCCTTTGAGCAGGCTCCCGGGCTCCAGGCCGAAGTGGACAGGGTGGAGCGGGATCTGCGCGGCAAGGGACGCGTCCTTCTGCGCTACTCGGGTACCGAGGCGGTCTGCCGGGTCATGGTCGAAGGCCCGGATGACGAGGTCGTGCGCCGTCATGTCGAGACCCTGGTCCAGGCCTGTGAAAAATTCCTGCGCTAA
- the priA gene encoding replication restart helicase PriA: MADLWQVTLVSPPYHTLTYERPPHFPQLVPGLRVIVPLGRSHRMGVVVGPADKEGQDRPEGMVFKAMIWPLETSPLLDSAYLDLAANLATRQMASPGRILETLLPRGLRTAAVTFRVDRHVADRPLPGSIRPAELARLTGADRQALMELWLAGRMRVRINAKREEEERFVSLVSDPPWAVRPNAKRQIRILEHLLDNGPQSLFSLRHALGEWAVETAAKMEGAGLVSLGELTADRLAEVDAGPGPCVGREPPAFVLTDEQRTALEALRATMDGAGGAHLVHGVTGSGKTILYLELVRACLERGRSAMLLAPEVALAYRVHRVAAEHFPGRRILFYHGYQSPLKRETAFVDAAREGEPFVVVGTRSALFLPVSDLGLVVLDEEHDESFKQDERLAYHAKEVAWFRAERGGGLLVLGSATPDVKTFHAARSGTIAMSSLTRRVGESVLPGVELVDISSLAGSAAPFAPATEAAIRQTVEQGRQAIVMLNRRGYAPLMYCLDCGETVRCSECEVGMTYHKGRERLLCHYCGQSRSYPLLCARCGGGNFVPMGEGTERIKEHLEELLPEGAKVLRLDRDATRRQERLEDILGAFGRGEAQVLVGTQMISKGHHFPDVTLVAVADGDLGLSLPDYRATERTFQLLVQVAGRAGRGLEPGRVLIQTRNPGHPIWRDVLSADYAAFYEREIGRRRLFGYPPFTRLALVRISHPADFAGAAALDLLGRVLAERARELGITALGPAPAPLAMLRGRRRFNCLFKGDDWGRIRVLFAHLVQANPCPTKVRLGLDLDPLTTL, encoded by the coding sequence ATGGCCGATCTCTGGCAGGTCACTCTTGTCAGTCCTCCCTATCACACGCTGACTTACGAGCGTCCGCCGCATTTTCCCCAGCTGGTTCCGGGGCTGCGCGTCATTGTCCCCTTGGGCCGGTCCCATCGCATGGGCGTGGTCGTCGGTCCTGCCGACAAGGAGGGCCAGGATCGGCCGGAAGGCATGGTTTTCAAAGCCATGATCTGGCCTCTGGAAACGTCCCCGCTGCTGGACTCGGCGTATCTTGATCTGGCCGCCAACCTTGCCACCCGGCAGATGGCCAGTCCTGGGCGCATTCTCGAAACCCTCCTGCCGCGGGGTCTGCGCACTGCTGCCGTCACCTTCCGCGTGGACCGGCATGTGGCGGATCGGCCTTTGCCGGGCTCGATTCGGCCCGCCGAGCTTGCCAGACTGACCGGGGCCGACAGGCAGGCGCTCATGGAGTTGTGGCTTGCCGGGCGGATGCGGGTGCGGATCAATGCCAAGCGCGAGGAGGAAGAGCGTTTCGTTTCCCTTGTCTCGGACCCGCCCTGGGCCGTTCGACCCAATGCCAAGCGGCAGATACGAATCCTCGAACACCTTTTGGACAATGGGCCGCAAAGCCTCTTTTCCTTGCGCCATGCTCTTGGCGAATGGGCCGTGGAAACCGCCGCGAAGATGGAAGGGGCGGGCTTGGTCTCGCTGGGCGAGTTGACCGCAGACCGTCTGGCCGAGGTGGACGCCGGGCCCGGTCCTTGCGTCGGGCGCGAACCTCCTGCATTTGTCCTCACCGACGAGCAGCGTACCGCCCTCGAGGCTCTGCGGGCGACCATGGACGGGGCGGGCGGGGCGCACCTTGTCCACGGCGTCACCGGCAGCGGCAAGACCATACTCTACCTCGAACTGGTTCGCGCTTGTCTTGAGCGGGGTCGTTCGGCCATGCTCCTTGCGCCGGAGGTGGCCCTGGCTTACCGGGTACACAGGGTTGCGGCCGAGCATTTTCCTGGGCGGCGCATTCTCTTTTATCATGGCTATCAGAGCCCTCTGAAACGCGAGACCGCCTTTGTTGACGCCGCTCGGGAAGGGGAGCCTTTCGTGGTCGTGGGTACGCGCTCGGCCCTGTTCCTGCCTGTGTCCGATCTCGGGCTTGTGGTGCTTGACGAGGAGCACGACGAGTCGTTCAAGCAGGACGAACGGTTGGCCTATCATGCCAAGGAGGTGGCCTGGTTCCGCGCCGAGCGCGGAGGCGGTCTGTTGGTGCTCGGCTCGGCCACGCCGGACGTGAAGACCTTCCACGCCGCCCGCAGCGGGACCATCGCCATGTCCAGTCTGACCCGCCGGGTGGGGGAAAGCGTGTTGCCCGGCGTGGAGCTGGTGGACATCTCATCCCTGGCCGGCTCGGCCGCTCCCTTTGCCCCGGCCACCGAGGCGGCAATTCGCCAGACCGTGGAGCAGGGGCGTCAGGCCATCGTCATGCTCAACCGGCGGGGGTACGCGCCACTCATGTACTGTCTCGACTGCGGTGAGACCGTGCGTTGCTCCGAGTGCGAGGTGGGCATGACCTATCACAAGGGCCGAGAGCGGCTTCTCTGCCACTACTGCGGCCAGTCCAGGTCCTATCCGCTGCTCTGCGCCCGTTGCGGGGGGGGCAATTTCGTTCCCATGGGCGAGGGCACCGAGCGGATCAAGGAGCATCTGGAAGAGTTGTTGCCCGAGGGGGCCAAGGTGCTGCGCCTGGACCGCGACGCCACCCGGCGTCAGGAGCGGCTGGAAGATATCCTGGGTGCCTTTGGGCGGGGAGAGGCGCAGGTGTTGGTCGGGACGCAGATGATTTCCAAGGGACACCACTTTCCTGATGTGACCCTGGTGGCTGTGGCCGACGGCGACCTGGGACTGAGTTTGCCTGACTACCGGGCCACGGAGCGGACTTTCCAGTTGCTGGTCCAGGTGGCTGGCCGCGCCGGACGCGGCCTTGAGCCGGGGCGGGTTCTGATTCAGACGCGCAACCCCGGCCATCCCATCTGGCGAGATGTACTCTCCGCTGATTACGCGGCCTTTTACGAGCGTGAAATCGGGCGGCGCAGACTCTTTGGCTACCCGCCCTTCACCCGGCTCGCACTGGTGCGTATCAGCCATCCGGCGGACTTTGCCGGGGCGGCCGCCCTTGATCTTTTGGGCCGGGTGCTGGCCGAAAGGGCCAGGGAGCTAGGCATCACCGCTCTGGGGCCGGCTCCGGCCCCGTTGGCCATGCTGCGCGGGCGCAGGCGGTTCAACTGTTTGTTCAAGGGCGACGACTGGGGCAGAATCCGCGTCCTGTTCGCACATCTTGTGCAGGCCAATCCCTGTCCGACCAAGGTGCGTCTCGGTTTGGACCTGGACCCTTTGACAACCCTGTGA
- a CDS encoding CdaR family protein, with translation MKKNWQTMLLALGLAIFTWFLVTGREVIETWVEMPVIMTNPPEGLIIEEGMVEKIQVRLRGPKGLVGNLSSQTLNYPLDVSRLGVGQQVVEIDASRLPLSSAYEIIEVRPNRLRLVVDRRMTKSIALEAAWSGQLNPDYVLREVRVTPQTVEVRGPETKLRKLSTIKVVMHEDFPDTVPERWAEDVGVEVPDEVRPSPGRVRVEALFGPKTREIWVKLPLSFDDPKGLRAAVAQDYVRLLIEGPIALFRNNEYRTDMTATLTFPDKPAEGRFDLDFSVTLPEGCSLVRKNPETITTTLTKR, from the coding sequence ATGAAGAAGAATTGGCAGACCATGTTGCTGGCCCTGGGGCTGGCCATCTTTACCTGGTTTCTTGTGACCGGCCGCGAGGTCATTGAAACCTGGGTGGAAATGCCCGTGATCATGACGAATCCTCCCGAAGGACTGATCATCGAGGAGGGCATGGTCGAGAAGATCCAGGTCCGATTGCGCGGCCCCAAGGGGCTGGTGGGCAACCTTTCGTCCCAGACCCTCAATTATCCCCTTGACGTGAGCCGACTCGGCGTTGGGCAGCAGGTGGTGGAGATAGACGCCTCGCGCCTGCCCCTTTCCTCGGCCTACGAGATCATTGAGGTTCGGCCCAATCGGCTTCGTCTGGTGGTAGACCGTCGGATGACCAAATCCATTGCCCTTGAGGCCGCCTGGTCGGGCCAGCTCAACCCGGATTACGTCCTGCGCGAGGTGCGCGTCACTCCGCAAACGGTGGAGGTTCGCGGCCCGGAAACCAAGCTGCGGAAACTTTCCACCATCAAGGTGGTCATGCACGAGGACTTCCCCGACACCGTGCCCGAGCGCTGGGCCGAAGATGTGGGCGTCGAGGTTCCCGACGAGGTCAGGCCATCGCCCGGCCGGGTGCGGGTGGAGGCGTTATTCGGCCCAAAAACCCGTGAAATATGGGTCAAACTGCCTCTTTCCTTTGACGATCCCAAAGGGCTTCGGGCTGCGGTGGCCCAGGATTATGTGCGTCTGCTCATTGAAGGGCCCATCGCCCTGTTCCGAAACAACGAATACCGGACCGACATGACCGCCACCCTGACCTTTCCCGACAAACCCGCCGAGGGGAGGTTCGATCTTGATTTTTCGGTGACATTGCCCGAAGGGTGCTCGCTGGTGCGGAAGAACCCGGAAACGATCACGACCACGTTGACCAAAAGATAG
- the ftsH gene encoding ATP-dependent zinc metalloprotease FtsH, with translation MNNHMKNLAVWAIIFVLMVVLFNLFNQPPMPQDQPSYSEFLSMVDNGSVVEVKIQGQRVSGLKSSGERFSVYTPDDPNLINTLIRKGVQVKAEPPDESPWYMTLLLSWFPMLLLIGVWIFFMRQMQGGGSGGRGAMSFGRSKARLINEETAKVTFEDVAGVDEAKEELSEIVDFLREPRKFTRLGGRIPKGVLLVGGPGTGKTLLARAVAGEAGVPFYSISGSDFVEMFVGVGASRVRDLFAQGKKNAPCLIFIDEIDAVGRQRGAGLGGGHDEREQTLNQLLVEMDGFESNEGVILVAATNRPDVLDPALLRPGRFDRQVVVPNPDLRGRERILKVHSRRTPLAPEVNLEVIARGTPGFSGADLENLVNEAALHAAKLGKDHVNMSDFEEAKDKVMMGGRERRSLLMSEEEKRTTAYHEAGHALVGKLLPKADPVHKVSIIPRGRALGVTLYLPEEERLTISKEYLEARMVCGMGGRVAELIVFGHLTTGAANDIKQTTKIARNMVCAWGMSETLGPLDLGDNQDSLFLGREIVHNRNYGEETAKAIDAEVRRFVDEAHNTAHRLISENRDILEAMAQALLERETLNSDEINLLMQRKPLPPMEPANGGRPGSPPSGSSSSGPAPSAPSSGYNAEGKVVPGPGYKPVSEGDSGDDFILEEDEGRDGQDPEPDDSGPKRQ, from the coding sequence TTGAACAACCACATGAAAAATCTTGCTGTATGGGCCATCATTTTTGTCTTGATGGTCGTGCTCTTCAATCTGTTCAACCAGCCGCCCATGCCCCAGGACCAGCCCTCGTACAGCGAGTTTCTGTCCATGGTTGACAACGGCAGCGTGGTTGAAGTGAAGATCCAGGGTCAGCGGGTCAGCGGGCTTAAGTCTTCGGGCGAACGCTTCAGCGTCTACACCCCCGACGACCCCAACCTCATCAACACGTTGATCAGGAAGGGCGTACAGGTCAAGGCGGAACCGCCGGACGAGTCGCCCTGGTACATGACGCTGCTGCTCTCCTGGTTCCCCATGCTCCTGCTCATCGGCGTGTGGATTTTCTTCATGCGCCAGATGCAGGGCGGCGGCAGCGGGGGGCGGGGCGCCATGAGTTTTGGCAGGTCCAAGGCGCGTCTGATTAACGAGGAGACGGCGAAAGTCACCTTTGAGGACGTGGCTGGCGTGGACGAGGCCAAGGAGGAACTTTCCGAGATCGTCGATTTTCTGCGCGAGCCGCGCAAGTTCACCCGTCTTGGCGGCCGCATCCCCAAGGGCGTGCTGCTGGTGGGCGGACCGGGCACAGGCAAGACCCTGTTGGCCCGCGCAGTGGCCGGCGAGGCCGGGGTTCCCTTTTACTCCATTTCCGGTTCTGACTTTGTGGAGATGTTCGTGGGCGTGGGCGCCTCCAGGGTGCGCGACCTCTTTGCCCAGGGCAAGAAGAACGCGCCGTGTCTCATTTTTATCGACGAGATCGACGCCGTGGGCCGCCAGCGCGGTGCAGGGCTGGGCGGCGGACATGACGAGCGCGAGCAGACCCTGAACCAGCTGCTGGTGGAGATGGATGGCTTCGAGTCCAACGAGGGCGTCATTCTCGTGGCCGCCACCAACCGTCCCGATGTGCTTGATCCGGCGCTGCTGCGGCCCGGACGTTTCGATCGTCAGGTGGTGGTGCCCAACCCCGACCTGCGTGGACGCGAGCGCATTCTCAAGGTGCATAGCCGCAGAACCCCCCTGGCCCCGGAGGTCAATCTGGAGGTCATCGCCAGGGGAACTCCGGGCTTTTCCGGCGCAGACCTGGAGAACCTTGTCAACGAAGCCGCGCTCCATGCCGCCAAGCTGGGCAAGGACCACGTCAACATGAGTGATTTCGAGGAGGCCAAGGACAAGGTCATGATGGGCGGGCGCGAGCGCCGCAGCCTGCTCATGAGCGAGGAGGAGAAGCGCACCACCGCATACCACGAGGCCGGGCACGCGCTGGTGGGCAAGCTGCTGCCCAAGGCGGACCCGGTGCACAAGGTCTCCATCATTCCTCGGGGAAGGGCCCTTGGTGTGACGCTGTATCTTCCCGAGGAGGAGCGGCTGACCATCTCCAAGGAATACCTTGAGGCCCGCATGGTCTGCGGCATGGGTGGCCGGGTTGCGGAGCTGATCGTCTTCGGCCATCTGACCACCGGGGCTGCCAACGACATCAAGCAGACCACCAAGATCGCCCGGAACATGGTCTGCGCCTGGGGCATGAGCGAGACGCTCGGCCCCCTGGACCTGGGCGACAATCAGGATTCGCTCTTCCTTGGCAGGGAGATTGTCCACAATCGCAACTACGGCGAGGAGACCGCCAAGGCCATCGACGCCGAGGTGCGCCGCTTTGTTGATGAGGCCCACAACACGGCGCATCGGCTGATCTCCGAGAATCGGGATATTCTGGAGGCCATGGCCCAGGCCCTGCTGGAGCGCGAGACCCTCAACAGCGACGAGATCAACCTGCTCATGCAGCGCAAGCCGCTGCCGCCCATGGAGCCTGCCAACGGAGGCCGACCCGGCTCCCCGCCGTCCGGTTCTTCCTCGTCGGGCCCGGCTCCTTCCGCTCCTTCGTCCGGCTACAACGCCGAGGGAAAGGTCGTACCCGGTCCCGGCTACAAGCCGGTCAGCGAGGGCGATTCCGGCGACGACTTCATCCTTGAAGAGGACGAAGGCAGGGACGGTCAGGACCCGGAGCCGGACGATTCCGGTCCCAAGCGGCAATAG
- the cdaA gene encoding diadenylate cyclase CdaA has product MFELFGMEITWRVVLDIVLVGVIYYNIILLVRGTRAAAVLYGMVVVLIIYYFSEQFNLYTLSTLLGEFLSSLFLVVVILFRTDIRKALASVGTKRFWTKSQVRDDTLDSLIQAAMNMAHTSTGAIMVIEKNMPLGDIVERGIELDAKVNKELLETIFVTDTPLHDGAVIIRRDRIVAAACILPLSSKLRGQPMYGTRHRAALGISEESDAVIIVISEERGEVSVAMNGRLTTSLDEVRLRRVLRNALGR; this is encoded by the coding sequence ATGTTTGAGCTGTTTGGAATGGAGATAACCTGGCGCGTCGTGCTCGACATCGTGCTCGTTGGCGTCATCTATTACAACATCATTCTCCTGGTGCGGGGGACGCGGGCGGCCGCAGTGCTCTACGGCATGGTGGTGGTGTTGATTATCTACTACTTTTCCGAGCAGTTCAATCTGTACACCTTGAGCACCCTGCTGGGCGAGTTCCTCAGCTCCTTGTTCCTTGTGGTGGTCATCCTCTTTCGTACCGACATCCGCAAGGCGTTGGCCAGCGTGGGCACCAAGCGTTTCTGGACCAAGTCCCAGGTGCGCGACGACACTTTGGACAGCCTGATCCAGGCTGCCATGAACATGGCCCACACCAGCACCGGCGCCATCATGGTCATCGAGAAGAACATGCCCCTTGGCGACATTGTGGAACGGGGCATCGAACTGGACGCCAAGGTCAACAAGGAATTGCTGGAGACCATTTTTGTCACCGACACGCCGCTGCACGATGGCGCGGTCATCATCCGGCGAGACCGGATTGTGGCTGCGGCCTGCATCCTGCCTCTGTCGTCTAAACTGCGCGGCCAGCCCATGTACGGAACCCGGCATCGCGCCGCCCTCGGCATCAGCGAGGAGTCTGACGCGGTGATCATCGTCATTTCCGAAGAGCGTGGCGAGGTCTCGGTGGCCATGAACGGGCGGTTGACCACCAGCCTGGACGAAGTGCGTCTGCGCCGCGTGCTGCGCAACGCTTTGGGACGGTAA
- the galU gene encoding UTP--glucose-1-phosphate uridylyltransferase GalU gives MEITKAVIPVAGWGTRSLPATKNVPKEMLPIFRKPIVQYIVEEGIGAGITDVVFVTNQNKTIIEDHFDRNFLLEQLLARAAKVDMLEEVRRVADMVNVIAVRQKEQLGLGHAVLTAREVCRNEPFAVMLGDDLMFGRDTGIGELIKAARTENKAVVGVIEVPRHKVSKYGVIKGTEFAKGMYTVSSLVEKPSVEEAPSNLAIIGRYVLLPEIFDILAGQKAGVGGEIQLTDALQGLADRDKLIAVKLQGQRFDAGDWVEYLTANIYFALQDEELRDELVKRLQELLSCPS, from the coding sequence ATGGAGATCACCAAGGCAGTCATTCCCGTCGCCGGATGGGGCACCCGTTCGCTCCCCGCCACCAAGAACGTCCCCAAGGAGATGCTGCCCATCTTCCGCAAGCCCATCGTCCAGTACATCGTGGAGGAGGGCATCGGCGCGGGTATAACCGATGTGGTCTTTGTCACCAACCAGAACAAGACCATCATTGAGGACCACTTTGACCGCAACTTTCTGCTTGAACAGCTCCTGGCCAGGGCAGCCAAGGTGGACATGCTCGAAGAGGTCCGTCGCGTGGCCGACATGGTCAACGTCATTGCCGTGCGCCAGAAGGAACAGCTCGGCCTGGGCCATGCCGTCCTCACGGCCCGCGAGGTCTGCCGCAACGAACCCTTTGCGGTCATGCTTGGCGACGATCTTATGTTCGGCCGCGACACCGGGATAGGCGAGCTGATCAAAGCCGCCAGGACCGAGAACAAGGCCGTGGTGGGCGTCATCGAAGTCCCGAGGCACAAGGTCAGCAAGTACGGGGTGATCAAGGGCACGGAATTCGCCAAGGGCATGTACACGGTTTCGAGCCTCGTGGAAAAGCCTTCGGTGGAGGAGGCCCCTTCGAACCTTGCCATCATTGGCCGCTATGTTCTGTTGCCCGAGATTTTCGACATTCTCGCCGGGCAAAAAGCGGGTGTGGGCGGTGAAATCCAGCTGACGGACGCCCTGCAGGGACTGGCCGACCGTGACAAGCTCATCGCCGTCAAGCTCCAGGGGCAGCGGTTCGATGCCGGAGACTGGGTGGAGTACCTGACGGCCAACATCTATTTCGCCCTTCAGGACGAGGAGCTTCGCGACGAACTAGTCAAACGCCTCCAGGAGTTGCTGTCTTGTCCAAGCTGA
- the folP gene encoding dihydropteroate synthase, with translation MMRDTTWTVKGGRVLGPAPFFIAGIVNATPDSFYDGGAHFDADRAVAHGLKLAAEGAHILDVGGESTRPYADHVSVLDELGRVLPVIETLVASKGLSGGTGPVVSVDTYKAEVAARALEAGAVILNDVSAFSFDPGLGDVIAQYRPGYVLMHSLGRPGTMQDTPRYADVVEDIMAFFEKRLERLDLLGLPLNRVVLDPGIGFGKTLEHNLAILRNIERFLTFGLPLYLGLSNKSLWQGLLGLPVDKRHNATQAATALMAARGVAIHRVHEVESTRQTLTIVQEIA, from the coding sequence ATCATGCGTGACACCACATGGACAGTGAAAGGGGGCAGGGTCTTGGGCCCGGCCCCCTTTTTTATCGCCGGAATCGTCAATGCGACCCCGGATTCCTTTTATGATGGTGGGGCGCACTTTGACGCCGATCGCGCCGTGGCCCATGGATTGAAACTGGCCGCCGAGGGGGCGCATATCCTGGATGTGGGCGGTGAATCCACACGCCCCTATGCCGATCATGTTAGCGTGCTCGACGAGCTTGGACGGGTGCTGCCGGTCATTGAGACGCTGGTGGCGTCAAAGGGCCTGTCCGGCGGGACCGGGCCGGTCGTGTCCGTGGACACCTACAAGGCCGAGGTCGCGGCCCGGGCTTTGGAGGCGGGTGCGGTCATCCTCAACGACGTGTCCGCTTTTTCCTTTGATCCCGGCCTTGGCGATGTCATTGCCCAGTACCGTCCCGGCTATGTGCTCATGCACAGCCTCGGTCGCCCCGGTACCATGCAGGACACGCCCCGATACGCGGATGTGGTCGAGGATATTATGGCTTTTTTCGAAAAGCGGCTTGAGCGGCTTGACCTCCTCGGATTGCCCCTGAACAGGGTGGTTCTTGATCCGGGAATAGGGTTTGGCAAGACGCTTGAGCACAACCTCGCCATACTGCGCAATATCGAGCGGTTTCTGACTTTTGGCCTGCCGTTGTATCTCGGGCTGTCCAACAAATCCCTGTGGCAGGGCCTGCTCGGTCTGCCCGTGGACAAACGGCATAACGCCACTCAGGCGGCCACTGCGCTCATGGCCGCCAGGGGCGTGGCCATCCACCGGGTCCATGAGGTGGAATCAACTCGACAAACATTGACTATCGTTCAGGAAATAGCGTAG